Proteins encoded within one genomic window of Flavobacterium gilvum:
- a CDS encoding glycosyltransferase WbsX family protein, with protein sequence MNTKARIISFYLPQYHPIPENDEWWGKGFTEWTNVGKAKALFKKHYQPRIPADLGYYDLRVPETRKAQADMAREYGIEGFCYWHYWFGNGKRLIERPFNEVIESGEPDFPFCLAWANETWKGFDHGLQNRNVLIEQLYPGIEDYTAHFNEVLPAFKDKRYITIDNKPVFMIYKPLADPEIPLFIETWRKLAVENGLMGIYFIGHSMDFTISDQKLLKTGIDAINTVRLNDFLSDKKSLSRKFYKRYNKIFRNNIKVFPYKIASQKFISPDLDKKENVYPSIIPGWDHSPRSGREGLILTDANPELFEKHVKEAVEIVKNKNDEHKIIFIKSWNEWAEGNYMEPDLRWGTKFLEALKRQVLK encoded by the coding sequence ATGAACACAAAAGCCCGAATCATATCATTTTATTTACCTCAATATCATCCAATTCCTGAAAATGATGAATGGTGGGGAAAAGGCTTTACTGAATGGACCAATGTGGGCAAGGCAAAAGCTTTGTTTAAAAAACATTATCAGCCCCGTATTCCCGCAGATTTAGGCTATTATGATCTCCGTGTTCCAGAAACCCGTAAAGCACAAGCGGATATGGCCCGTGAATATGGTATTGAAGGTTTTTGCTATTGGCATTATTGGTTTGGCAATGGCAAACGATTAATAGAGAGACCTTTTAATGAAGTAATCGAATCAGGCGAACCAGATTTTCCTTTTTGTTTGGCTTGGGCTAATGAAACATGGAAGGGTTTTGATCATGGGCTACAGAATCGAAATGTTTTAATCGAACAATTGTACCCTGGTATTGAAGACTATACGGCTCATTTTAATGAAGTTTTGCCTGCGTTTAAAGACAAAAGATATATCACAATTGACAACAAACCGGTTTTCATGATTTACAAACCGCTAGCCGACCCAGAAATCCCTTTGTTTATAGAAACTTGGCGTAAACTAGCAGTTGAAAATGGACTAATGGGAATTTATTTCATAGGACACAGTATGGATTTTACAATCAGCGACCAAAAACTATTGAAAACTGGAATTGATGCTATAAATACGGTTCGATTAAACGATTTTTTGTCTGACAAAAAATCGCTTTCCAGAAAATTCTATAAAAGATACAACAAGATTTTTAGAAACAATATTAAAGTATTCCCCTATAAAATTGCTTCTCAAAAATTTATTTCCCCTGATCTAGATAAAAAAGAAAATGTTTACCCTAGCATTATTCCCGGATGGGATCATAGTCCCCGCAGTGGTCGTGAAGGATTAATTTTAACAGATGCTAATCCTGAATTGTTTGAAAAACACGTTAAAGAAGCAGTTGAAATTGTAAAAAATAAAAATGATGAACATAAAATTATTTTTATTAAATCATGGAACGAATGGGCAGAAGGGAATTATATGGAACCCGACTTACGCTGGGGAACAAAATTCCTTGAAGCATTAAAAAGACAAGTTTTAAAATAA